The Phycisphaeraceae bacterium genomic sequence TGGCGACATGTTTGTAGGACATATCGCTGATGTGGACGAGTCCGTCCACTCCGCCGATATCCACAAAAACTCCGTAATCCATGAGACTGGTCACGGTTCCTTCGCGTGTCTGTCCCGTCTCGAGTTCCTGCCAGAGTTTTTTTCGCTTTTGTGCGCGATCCTGTTCCAGATGGGTGCGCCGACTGAGGACAACTTTCTTGCCCTTGCGGTCAATCTCCTGGACGACAGCATGGACCTTCTGGCCGACGTACTGTTCGAGATCGTTGGTGTGATGCAAATCGACCTGGCTGGCAGGCATAAACGCACGAATACTGCCGACCATCTCCAGTTCCAGACCACCCTTGTTGGTCGAGACTACACGTGCCTCGACGACAGCACCCTTGTGCAGGGTGTCCCAGGTCGCGCGGGTTACCGCGCCTTCACGGGACAGGTGGACGAGACCCTCGGCTTCGTCGTAGCGTTGAACGACAAAGTCCATGATTGAGCCGAGGCGCGGCGGCCGCTCGAACTGTTGAAGGGATACAACCCCCTGATTTTTCCCGTCGATCCCCGCCAACTCGATGAATACGTCATCACCGCTGATCGACGTGATTCTGCCGCGTTTGATCTCCATCTCAAAACGCTGCGCATCGCCTTTGGGCGTAGCGCCGTCGCCGGCATGTCCACCCTCACGATCCAAAGCATCAGAGCTTTCGGAGAGTGCGGGTTTGGAGGATTCATCCATCAGTTGTTCGACGCTCTTGCCACCCAGGGCCTCGGCGAGCTCGCGCTCGACTTCGGCATCGATCTGAGACGCATGAACGTCCTTGCGGGTCGGGTCGGTCTGACTCATGACTGGTCCGAAAAAGAGAAGCTAAACCACCGCCACAAGCTTACCCGCGCAGCGGGAGTGGCGAAAGTGCGGGTTTGCACGCATGGCCGCAAAAGTCGAATCACGTCGTTTGAATAAACACATGGGTTCTGGATTTAACCGGCAGTTTCCGGCGGGGTGCTGCGAGCCAGCGGTGCAGGCTCTGCATGTGTTTCTCGATAAGATCGCCATGCGTCTTCGACCTGCTCAGCATTCAAAGCGGTGATATCGTCCGGCAGCGGCTCACTCAATAGAGGCAAAGCTCGTGAATGTTCTGCCAGCGCGAAGCGCAATGAAGCAGTGTCGTGAGGAATTGGTTTCGTCACCTCATTGATTGAACCGACTGCGAGACACGCCATTCCGTATTCATGAGCAGTATCGATTGCACGAAACCGCGCTGTCTGATCGCCCAATGAGTAGGGCAGAACAAGCAGTCGCGCGCCGGTACGTTGAGCGATCCATTCGATCTCACGGGCATCGCCGTGCGCCAGACCGATCTCGCCGATCAGACCTTCATCGCGCAGCGCTCTCATGGCTTGCAGCATCCCGCCACCTTTGAGATCAACCGTAAGATCAATCCACATGGTCAGCACGTCGATGCGCTGCCGTCCCAGCGCAGCGAGCTTTTTCTCCACAAGGCCGCGGACGCTGCGTGAAAACGGAGGCTCGTGGAATCCGACCATGATGGGCAGGCTCTTGAGAAATGGCGCAGCTGCGCGAAGTGTCTCATCATCATCTTCGGGCGTTGCCACAATCAGACTAGGACGTACGTTGATGTAGTTGGCACAGGCGGGCAGCATCGTAATCCGCCACGCACACAGCCCCACCTTGAATGAAAGTGGGCTGAAGGGATGTTGCGACCAGGGAATTGCGTTCATGTCGTATCGATCCGCTTTAATGCCCAGCCGCCGAATATTTGAGATGACGGCTGACTATTTACGGCTCACGTATGGATTATTTTTCAGGTAAAACCGCAATGGTTTATGAGCCCATTCCTGAGCGTAGCTTACTCCGACCCTCGCGGTCGTGACGATTTGCTCAGGAGGGTATTCACTGCGCCGCACGCGCTCGATGAAAAGCGCGTGACTGGTGGCAAGGTCCAGACCGTCTTGCTCGCGTGTGATGTTGAGAGCTGAGCAGAGTCTGGCAGGGCCTGAGCAAAGCGTAGCAGTACGATCCGGCCCGCCGCGGTTGATGCTCATGATGTCCAGGCCGTCCACAGGTTCAAGAGCTCGCAGCAGCACTGCTACTGGTTCTCCAACATTGCCCGCGACGACATTCATGCAGTAGTGCATGCCGTAGGTGAAGTAAACGTACGCAGTCCCGCCATCCTTCCACATCGAGGCTACTCGTGCTGTGCGGCGACCGCCAAAGGTGTGCGCCGCACGATCGGGAATACCCAGATACGCCTCCGTCTCGACGATGAGGCCCGCCAGCCGCCGACCGTGATCGATCCGCACGAGCCGTTGGCCGAGCAGGGATCTGGCGACGCTGACAGGATCACGGCGAAAAAAGGAACGAGACAGACGGCTCATGGTGTGACAAATAACGAAGAATGATCGAGCGTGTGATTCTTTCAACGAGGAGTCAGACAACTGCTAATTGCGGACTATACCGGCGAAGCGATAACGCTTCGTGAGGGTTTGGCTGGATGTGCCTCACTCGTAACGCTTGCGATGGTGCTCCTCCAATACCGCAATGGGAGCAATCCCAGGCTTGCGATGACTAGCTGACTGACCACAAACGTCACGAGCCACGGCAAAGCCCTTTCCATAAAACCATAGGAATGCAGGCCGACGCCGAGCATATTGACTCCGAACCAGCTCCACGCGGTGACGATATTGCCGATGACCGCCAGTGCTGCGATGCCGCGTTGTCGAACCATGCCTCCCCATCGGGCATGGAGGATCAGCGCATTCATCAGGACGACCAGCAGCGCGCCGTTTTCCTTGGGATCCCAACCCCAGAATCGTCCCCATGACTGGTCCGCCCAGATGCCGCCCAGGACCGTCCCGACGAAACTGGCGAGCATGGCGAAGCAGACGATGCCATAGATCATTCGAGACAGAGATTTGCTGTTCTCTTTGGTCAATGCCGAGGTGAAGACTCCGCCGATGAGATAGACGATGCCCAATGCTCCCGCGAGAAAACTGGATGCGTAGCCGAGGCTGACGACCACCACATGCGTTGACAGCCAGAGATTGGTGTCGAGGACAGCGATGACTGCTTCGAGATCATCACCGTCGGACAGGTTATGAGCGATGATTAACGTGACCATGCCGACGAGTCCCGCCGTCGCGCTGCCGACGCCGTTGCGGTAGATCCATTCGAGAACGATCGCCAGGAGGACGGCACCAAACCCGACAAAGAGGGATGACGCATAGAGATTGGTGATCGGCGGATGACCGTGCAGGTAAACCCGCAGTCCCATGGCCCCGGTGTGGGCAAGGAATGCGACACCGAGCACCGCCATCGCAGCGCGACGTAGTGCGTCTCCTTTTGAGTTTCGGGCTTGATGTTGGCCGTCCGCGTTGTTTGCCGGGAACAGCCAGGAAAATGCTGCGAGCAGGAACACCACGACATAAAGAACAATTGTGTATAGGAACGGCTGCGCCAGACGGAAATAGGATTCGAGGGCGGCGAGTGAAGCCAGTTGTGGTGACTGCTTTTCAACTTGCGCCAGGTGAGCGGCGACGGCGGCGTTGAACTCACTGGGTTTCTGATCGTGATAGGCCCGCAAAATCGTGAAGAATGACCGGACCGCCTCGTCATTCTGCTGCGCTTCCATCGACATGGCCTTAGGCCCAGCCTCGCCGATACGCTCAGCTTCCACCTTCGAGTACACAGGCACAAAGGCG encodes the following:
- a CDS encoding S1 RNA-binding domain-containing protein translates to MSQTDPTRKDVHASQIDAEVERELAEALGGKSVEQLMDESSKPALSESSDALDREGGHAGDGATPKGDAQRFEMEIKRGRITSISGDDVFIELAGIDGKNQGVVSLQQFERPPRLGSIMDFVVQRYDEAEGLVHLSREGAVTRATWDTLHKGAVVEARVVSTNKGGLELEMVGSIRAFMPASQVDLHHTNDLEQYVGQKVHAVVQEIDRKGKKVVLSRRTHLEQDRAQKRKKLWQELETGQTREGTVTSLMDYGVFVDIGGVDGLVHISDMSYKHVAKPTDLVKVGDKVSVKVLKLDREKERISLGLKQVAPDPWDGISERIKTGEHVSGRVMRTADFGAFIEIEPGVEGLLPASETSWKRNAKPSDMVKEGDVLRLVVLQVDPAKRRISLSLKQSQGDPWVGAERKFAKHALVDATVLSTTDFGAFVELEPGVEGLVHISELTDKRVGAVTDILQKGQKHQFRVLDVDEENRRIRLSLKAVKEPPPAETNSAAPAAKPNAATGKPSKKQIDRPGKGGLGSSGALGQGLGSLRL
- a CDS encoding DNA-3-methyladenine glycosylase; this encodes MSRLSRSFFRRDPVSVARSLLGQRLVRIDHGRRLAGLIVETEAYLGIPDRAAHTFGGRRTARVASMWKDGGTAYVYFTYGMHYCMNVVAGNVGEPVAVLLRALEPVDGLDIMSINRGGPDRTATLCSGPARLCSALNITREQDGLDLATSHALFIERVRRSEYPPEQIVTTARVGVSYAQEWAHKPLRFYLKNNPYVSRK
- the ccsA gene encoding cytochrome c biogenesis protein CcsA; protein product: MKRLIPILAAVSALIFIIVVSRPRAEKSLYDLGAFGRIPVLHNGRVKPIETVARTTLHRISSNQSTAVNKKPMSATRWLLDTITRPEIADDYPVIRIDHPELKTLIGTQDDEEKYFSIHTVTKGGEKLQHQYERARSVESSRRSQYQNLVMTLSQKILTYRSLSELTAFVPVYSKVEAERIGEAGPKAMSMEAQQNDEAVRSFFTILRAYHDQKPSEFNAAVAAHLAQVEKQSPQLASLAALESYFRLAQPFLYTIVLYVVVFLLAAFSWLFPANNADGQHQARNSKGDALRRAAMAVLGVAFLAHTGAMGLRVYLHGHPPITNLYASSLFVGFGAVLLAIVLEWIYRNGVGSATAGLVGMVTLIIAHNLSDGDDLEAVIAVLDTNLWLSTHVVVVSLGYASSFLAGALGIVYLIGGVFTSALTKENSKSLSRMIYGIVCFAMLASFVGTVLGGIWADQSWGRFWGWDPKENGALLVVLMNALILHARWGGMVRQRGIAALAVIGNIVTAWSWFGVNMLGVGLHSYGFMERALPWLVTFVVSQLVIASLGLLPLRYWRSTIASVTSEAHPAKPSRSVIASPV